The following proteins are encoded in a genomic region of Rattus rattus isolate New Zealand chromosome 2, Rrattus_CSIRO_v1, whole genome shotgun sequence:
- the Erf gene encoding ETS domain-containing transcription factor ERF, with protein MKTPADTGFAFPDWAYKPESSPGSRQIQLWHFILELLRKEEYQGVIAWQGDYGEFVIKDPDEVARLWGVRKCKPQMNYDKLSRALRYYYNKRILHKTKGKRFTYKFNFNKLVLVNYPFIDVGLAGGAVPQSAPPVPSGGSHFRFPPSTPSEVLSPTEDPRSPPACSSSSSSLFSAVVARRLGRGSVSDCSDGTSELEEPLGEDPRARPPGPPELGAFRGPPLARLPHDPGVFRVYPRPRGGPEPLSPFPVSPLAGPGSLLPPQLSPALPMTPTHLAYTPSPTLSPMYPSGGGGPSGSGGGSHFSFSPEDMKRYLQAHTQSVYNYHLSPRAFLHYPGLVVPQPQRPDKCPLPPMAPETPPVPSSASSSSSSSSSPFKFKLQPPPLGRRQRAAGEKAPGGTDKSSDGSGSGGLAEGAGALAPPPPPPQIKVEPISEGESEEVEVTDISDEDEEDGEVFKTPRAPPAPPKPEPGEAPGAAQCMPLKLRFKRRWSEDCRLEGGGCLSGGPEDEGEDKKVRGDMGPGEPGGPLTPRRVSSDLQHATAQLSLEHRDS; from the exons ATGAAGACCCCAGCGGACacag GGTTTGCCTTCCCAGATTGGGCCTACAAGCCGGAGTCATCCCCTGGCTCGAGGCAGATCCAGCTGTGGCACTTTATCTTGGAGCTGCTTCGGAAAGAGGAGTACCAGGGCGTCATCGCCTGGCAGGGAGACTACGGGGAATTTGTCATCAAGGACCCTGATGAGGTGGCCCGACTCTGGGGGGTCCGCAAGTGCAAACCTCAGATGAACTACGACAAGCTGAGCCGGGCCCTGCG CTATTACTATAACAAGCGCATTCTGCACAAGACCAAGGGGAAACGGTTCACCTACAAGTTCAACTTCAACAAACTGGTGCTGGTTAATTACCCTTTCATCGATGTGGGGCTGGCCG GGGGCGCTGTTCCCCAGAGTGCCCCTCCAGTGCCATCGGGCGGCAGCCATTTCCGCTTCCCTCCTTCGACGCCCTCCGAGGTGCTGTCCCCCACCGAGGATCCCCGCTCTCCACCAGCTTGTTCTTCATcgtcctcctctctcttctccgcTGTGGTTGCTCGACGCCTGGGCCGAGGCTCTGTCAGCGACTGCAGTGATGGCACCTCAGAGctggaggagcctctgggggaggATCCCAGGGCGCGACCACCTGGCCCTCCGGAGCTGGGTGCCTTCCGAGGGCCCCCGCTGGCCCGCCTCCCACATGACCCTGGTGTCTTCCGTGTCTATCCTCGGCCCCGGGGTGGTCCTGAACCCCTAAGTCCCTTCCCTGTGTCACCTTTGGCTGGGCCTGGTTCCCTTCTACCCCCTCAActctccccagctctgcccaTGACTCCCACCCACCTGGCCTACACACCCTCACCCACGCTGAGTCCTATGTACCCCAGTGGTGGCGGGGGCCCTAGTGGCTCAGGGGGGGGTTCCCACTTCTCCTTCAGTCCGGAGGACATGAAACGGTACCTGCAGGCCCACACCCAAAGCGTCTACAACTACCACCTCAGTCCCCGCGCCTTCCTGCACTACCCAGGGCTGGTGGTGCCCCAGCCTCAGCGCCCTGACAAGTGTCCACTGCCGCCCATGGCACCGGAGACCCCGCCGGTTCCCTCCTCAGcctcgtcttcctcttcctcctcttcatccccgTTCAAGTTTAAGCTGCAGCCACCCCCGCTAGGACGCCGGCAGCGggcagctggagagaaggctccagGGGGCACTGACAAGAGCAGTGATGGCAGTGGCTCTGGTGGGCTGGCCGAGGGGGCAGGCGCATTAGCCCCCCCACCGCCACCACCCCAGATTAAGGTGGAACCCATCTCAGAGGGCGAGTcggaggaggtggaggtgacTGACATCAGTGACGAAgatgaggaagatggggaggtgTTCAAGACCCCCCGTGCCCCGCCCGCTCCCCCCAAGCCAGAGCCTGGAGAGGCACCAGGGGCAGCCCAGTGCATGCCTCTTAAACTGCGCTTTAAAAGGCGCTGGAGTGAAGACTGTCGCCTGGAGGGGGGCGGGTGCCTCTCTGGGGGCCCTGAGGATGAGGGTGAGGACAAGAAGGTGCGTGGGGACATGGGCCCTGGGGAGCCTGGGGGACCCCTCACTCCTCGGCGGGTGAGCTCTGATCTCCAGCACGCTACAGCCCAGCTCTCCCTGGAGCACCGAGATTCCTGA